DNA sequence from the Carnobacterium funditum DSM 5970 genome:
TATTGTCACTTTCTTCTGCTGAAGCAAATTGGCGTAACCAATCTACAATAGTCATATCAGTCTGTTCAAATTCTGAAGTTGTGTCTTTAGGCAAGTAGGTTTGAGAAGTTGTCACACCCCATTTAAATGTTCCTGAATCAGGTTCCATTTCACCCATGATAATTTTAAAAAGAACCGTAATAGCAGCTTCATTCATACTGCTAAAAGCAACTTTATCATCTTTATTTAAAGCAAAAGTAATATTGCTTAATATTTTTTTGCCATCGATGGTTTTTGAGATATTTTCAACACGAATTAAATCATTCCCGATTTCTCTATCTGGAGAAAAGCCGACAAATGGGTAACGACGTGAAGAAGGTTGGATATCATCTAATGTGATTTTTTCCAATGTTTTTTTACGTGAAGTCGCTTGTTTAGATTTAGAGGCATTAGCACTAAATCGTGCGATAAAGTCTTGCAATTCTTTAATTTGATCTTCTTTTTTAGCATTAGCATCACCAGCTAATTTACTAGCTAGTTGACTTGATTCTAACCAGAAGTCATAGTTTCCAACATAAACTTTGATTTTACCAAAGTCAACATCAGCCATATGAGTACAAACTTTATTTAAGAAATGACGGTCATGGGAAACCACAATAACGGTATTAGGGAAGTTGATTAAAAATTCCTCTAACCATTCAATGGATAATTTGTCTAAACCATTGGTAGGCTCATCAAGTAAAAGAACATCTGGTTTGCCAAATAGTGCTTGAGCTAAAAGAACTTTAACTTTTTGTCCTCCTGATAGTTCACTCATTTTAGTGTCATGTAGATTTTCTAAAATGCCTAAACCTTGAAGTAAAACAGCAGCTTGAGGTTCAGCTTCCCAACCATCTAATTCTGCAAATTCACCTTCTAATTCAGCAGCACGAATGCCATCTTCATCTGTGAAATCTTCTTTCATGTAGACAGTGTCTTTTTCTTTCATAATTTCATACAAACGATCGTGTCCCATAATAACCGTTTCTAAAACGGTGTATTCTTCAAAACCGTAATGATCTTGTTTTAAAGTAGTTAAACGTTCGTCAGGGCCAAGTGCGATATTTCCAGTTGAAGGTGCAATTTCACCAGATAAAATTTTTAAAAACGTCGATTTTCCTGCTCCATTTGCACCAATTAAGCCATAGCAGTTACCGGGGATGAACTTAATATTAACTTCATCAAATAATTTTCGGTCAGAAAATTCTAAACTAACATTAGATACTGTAATCATTTAATTTACTTACCTCTATTCTATAGTATATCCAAACCATTTTAACATGGATACACATCGAAATCTATGCTAAAAAAGGTATTTCCAATATTTTAACAAAAGCTTATAGAAGTTTGTGTTCTACAAGCTTAAAATTTAATTTTTAAAGTAGAAAAGATAGAGGTACTGTGGTAAGCAACAATCTTCTTTTATCGGGATTATCCATGCAACCAACACTGTGCATGAAATCAGGAGTATCGAATTTTTTATTCGTATCATTCCAACTAATAGTTACTCTGTCAGCCATTGGATTTTTCAAATTGCTATCTTTATTGTGTTTGATTGGTTTATTTCACTCACTCATTTCCATCAATCTCCTAAAGACAAAAGAGCATAAAAATTAGAACGTTATCGCTTAACTTCAGTAAACAAGTACAAGATTAGTTTATCTTTATATAAGACATGCAATTGATTGCGGTAATTACGTGTTCGACTATAAATGCGCCATTTTTTCACAGCGGATGCTGTTAGGGACAATAAGTTAATACTGTTTAAGGATACATTTAGTAAAGAGTGGGCTTCGCTGATGATTAAGTCATCCAGCGAGTCCAGCTCCGTTTTCATTTCGGATTCTACTTTGGTTAGGACCTGGATATTTTTAGAACGATAAAGAGGATCTTTTTTTAATGTCCCCTTATCCATCTCGAAAGCAAATAATAACCCACTATCCATAGAAGGTTGATTAAGTGATAAAGGGAGTGGGAGTTCCTGAATAAGACTGGAATTACTTGCTTCAATCAAGTACATAGGTTCATCTTTTACTAGCTGCAGTAAACCTTTTTTCTCGTTGAAACTTAAAAAATAGCTATCCGTTTGATTGGCTTTACCATACTGAATTAAATCATGCTTTTTCCATTCTGTTTTGAGAGTGTAACGAGTACTCAGTTGAAGTAATCTAGGTGTCAGCTGAGTGATAGGCTCGTTAAATAGATAATAAGAAGAAACTAAGTACTCTAATAAGCCATTATCGCCAGCAGCTAAAGCCATTCGCCCATTTGTTGACAGATCAATTTGGAAAATTGGGATAGAAGAAATGCGCTCTTTCTTGGCCTCTTTAGAGATTAAAGAATAACGATAAAATCCAGAGGCATCAGAATAATATAAAACGTGATCAAAAATAGCACTATCATAAATGGGTTCTGAAAATGAAATAGACTTTTCTTTAAAAGGTTCTAAAGCTTCAATTTGAATGGTTAATTGTTCTGTAGGTTGAGGTTCAAAGTATATCATTCGGTCTACAAAAGCTAAATAGTTCATCCATTTATTCCAATCATAAATAACTAACTCATTTGTTGTTAGCCAAAGATAGAATTTACCACTGTAAAGTTGGAAATCTTGGAAGGTTCCATTAATTGTAATTTTAGTTGTTAATACATGTTCGAAATCCATTTCAATCCCTCTTTCGTAACGAGTCTTTCTTTTATCCATTGTATCATTTTTCTATCAATTTGCGGAACAAGCATGGAAAAAATTACGAAATAGTTTAGTAGGGTTGGCTATTTTAGTACAAAGTGAGACAATAAGAACAAATAAAAAATTGGAGGCTGATAAAACGATGAAAAAAGCAATTTGGCTAGCATATGAAACGACAAAAGATCAATTGGAAGCAATAAGAGAAATAGCGCCTAACTATGAATTAATCAAAGCGTGGGATGAAAAAAGTGTGACGGACTTTCCGTTAGACAACATTGAAATTATTTATGGTTGGAAAGGTCAGAAAAGCAAAGAATTACTCGGAAATAAAAACAGCAACTTAAAATGGATTCAAGGTCAAGCTGCGGGAGTAGATTTTTTAGATTTAGATAGCTTAAAGAAAAATAAGATTATCTTAACGAATGGTAGTGGGATTCATAGTATTCCTATTGCGGAATCGGTATTCGGTATGCTTTTAACCTATACAAGAGGGATAAAAGAAGCCATTAAAAATCAGAGGACAAATACTTGGAATCAAACTAAAAGTCTGATAGAGATACATGGCAAAACAATAATGATTGTCGGAACAGGAAAAATTGGCAAAGAAATTGGCCGATTGGCAAAGGCTTTTAATATGAAAACAATCGGGATAAACAGCAACGGACGTAAAGTCGAGTTCATGGATGAAACATATGCTCAAGAAGCGCTAAAGGAACAAGTATCACAAGCAGACATAGTTGTAAATATTTTACCATTAACTCAAAAAACGATTCATTTTTTCAACGATGACTTGTTTCACTCATTTAAGGATAAAACACTTTTTTTGAATGTTGGGCGCGGTCCATCAGTAGATATTTCGAGTTTAATTAGAGCTTTAGATAGCGGAAAAGTCGCTTTTGCAGGGTTGGATGTTTTTGAACAAGAACCGTTAGCAGCAGAAAGTCCGTTGTGGAATCGTGAAGATGTACTGATTACTTCTCATATATCTGGGATTGCAGAAAATTTCAAAAAACGATTGTTTGCTATTTTTGAAAAAAATCTACGTACTTATGTTGCGAATGAACCCTTAACTGAAAATGTTGTTGATTACGAAAAAAACTATTAAAAAATAAAAAAAGGGTGCGCTTTTTGCGCATCCTAATTTTTTTCTTCGATTCAGGAAACGTTAAATTAAGCTAAGCGAAAAAGACAATATTGTTTTTTATCCATTCTTCTAAAAGACTGTAGGGATAGGTTCTTAGATTGCATTTATTAAAAAGGGATAGCTTTTCTAATTATCTTTCTGATTTCTTTGACTACGTTATAAAGGGTTGTTAATCTATTTGAGGAGACAGATAACAAATTTGCCAACCAACAGAAAAGAGAATATTCAAAGGAGATGGATACAGTTTGAAAAAGACAATGATTTTAGGATTAATAGCAGTAGCTAGTCTAACCTTAGGAGCTTGTGGGACAAAAGAAAAAGAGGCCAATCAAAATGAACAAACAGCGTGGGAAGAAATTGAAGATCGTGGCGTGTTAAAAGTTGCTACGTCAGGAACCCTTTATCCTAGTTCATACCATGAAAAAGAAACAGATAAATTAACTGGCTACGAAGTTGAAGTTATTCGTGAAGTCGCCGATCGGTTAAAAGTAAAAATAGACTTTACAGAAATGGGAGTAGACGGAATGTTGACTTCTGTTAATAGTGGAGCCATAGATGTAGCAGCAATGGGAATTGATCGGGATGGAGAAGATGCGGACAAATACAATTACACTATCCCATATAAATACTCTTACGGCGCGATGGTCGTCAGGAAATCAGATAATTCAGGAATTGAAACTTTAGAGGATTTAAAAGATAAAAAAGCAGCAGGTGCAGCGACAACTTCTTACATGAAGGTCGCCCGTCATTATGAAGCAAAAGAAGTTATTTATGATAATGCGACAAATGACCAGTATCTAAGTGATGTAGCTAACGGTCGAACAGATGTTATATTAAATGATTATTACTCTCAAAAACTAGCAGTAGCAGCACTACCGGAGATTCCGGTCAAAGTGCACGATATTTTTTATAATCCTTCTGAAACAAACTACTCTATGAAAAAAGGAAACGACGAGTTAACCGAAAAAATAAATACAGCATTAGAAGAAATGATTTCTGATGGAACGTTATCAGAATTATCAAAAGAATTTTATGATGGGGAAGATGTAACCGAACAAATAGATTATGATTTTCCAGTAATTGAATTATCGGAGTAGAAAGTCGGTGTTCGTAAATGTTGGATGTTCAATGGCAATATATTTTTGATCCTATGTTAGCCCTAGATAGTTTACCGTATGTTTTAAAAGGGCTAGGATATACTTTAGGAATTTCAGTAACGAGCATGATAATAGGGATGGGGCTTGGTTTTTTTCTAGCTATTATGCGGATGTCAGATGTTAAAGTAGCTGATATACTTGCAAGAATATATATTTCCTTTATGAGAGGTACCCCTTTACTCGTCCTCTTATTTATTCTTTATTTTGGATTTCCTTTTATTGGAATTCAATTTTCAGCTGTAAACGCAGCTATTATTGGATTTAGTTTGAGTTCGAGTGCTTATATAGCTGAGATTATGCGTTCGGCGCTACTTTCAGTTGATAAAGGGCAATGGGAAGCTGCTTATGCTCTAGGACTAAAATGGGTCGTTGTTATGCGGAAAATTATTGTCCCGCAAGCGATGCGTATTGCTGTTCCACCATTAAGTAATGTCTTGTTGGATTTAATTAAAGGGACAGCTTTAGCAGCAATGATTACTGTGCCAGAAATATTTCAGCAAGCTAAGATCGTTGGCGGACGAGAATTTGATTATATGACAATGTATATCTTAGTAGCCTTAGTATATTGGGCAATTTGTAGTTTATTTGCTCTTTTTCAAAATTATCTTGAAAAAAAGATGGCTGTTTATACAAATTAAAAAACTAGCAGGATAGGCTATAAAAAAATGAAACAGTTCTTGAATAATTCATAGCTCTTCTCGAAATTCACTAAATATTAATTGTGAGGCTACTTTTCATGAAATCAATTAGAAAGGGATGGATGCGCGGCTTAATCGTACTTTCGCGGGTTCATTAGTTGGTTAAAAATTAAGCGATTTGTAAATTTAGGTAGGGTAGTCTTCTAGATGGACAAGTCAGAGAAAAAATAGCCAACTTGTCCATGCTGTTTTTTTAGACAAGTCGTATGAAAAATAAACCAAACTTATCTATTTTCATGAATAAGATGCGATAAGCTAATCGGGCTTATGAAATCGGGGTCATAACAAAGAAGTAAAGCAAGGTTAAAAAAATACGGTATGCATTTTGTAGTGACACTTGTTTTTTTAATTAGCAAAAAAATAATCCTGTAAAAAATACTATGAATAATTCAGGCAGTCTTGAAAAGATTATTCTTTTTAAGGCTTTTTTTTGTCGAGTTCATTCCCATCCAGTTATACTCGTTTCAAAAAAATAGTCTTGAAGTCATTGTCAAAAAAGGATATAGTCATAAGAAATGAAAAAAGTGTCTTAAAAAGGAGTTATACATGGTAAACACTAATGAGCAGAAACTAACACTTTCTTCGTATCTCTATATTGGTTCAATGTTATTTGGATTATTTTTTGGTGCTGGTAATTTGATTTTTCCAGTACACATGGGTCAACTTGCAGGTTCAAGCGTTAGTTGGGCAACACTAGGTTTTTTGATTACAGGTATTGGATTGCCTTTTCTTGGGGTAGTTGCAATCGGAGTCTCTAACAGCAGTGGATTATTTGAATTATCTAGTCGTATCCATCCTTATTATGGCTATTTTATGACTACAGCTTTGTATTTAACTATTGGACCATTTTTTGCCTTACCAAGAACTGGGACCGTTTCTTATGAAATTGGACTTGCTCCCTATATCGGAGAGCAGTATCAAACACTTGGGTTAGCCCTCTTTACAGTAGCATTTTTTGGATCGGCCTTATTGCTTTCTTTAAAGCCTACTAAAATATTGGTTTATGTAGGAAAAATATTAAATCCTCTATTTTTGATTTTTTTAAGTGTTTTAATGATTACAGCCTTTATCAAGCCCTTAGGTGGAATAATAGCAGCTCCTATTACTGGAAGTTATGTAACAGCTCCTTTCTCGAGTGGGTTTACTGAAGGGTACAATACAATGGATGCGTTGGCTTCATTAGCTTTTGGTATCATTGTTGTCCAGACCATTAAAGGATTAGGAGTAACAAAACCTGCTTCAATTGCTAGAGATACCATTAAATCTGGATTAATTAGCATGATTTTAATGGGGTTCATTTACGCCGGCTTAGCTTATCTTGGAACAATGAGTGTTGGACGTTTTCCAGTTTCAGAAAATGGAGGAATTGCCTTAACTCAAATCTCTCATTATTATTTTGGCTCTTTAGGCAGTATTTTATTGGCCATTATCGTCACGATAGCTTGTTTAAAAACAGCTATCGGCCTAATTACAGCTTGTTCAGAAACATTCCATGAAATGTTCCCAAAAACATTTAGCTACAAGACCTATGTTGTTATGTTCAGTATTGTGGCTTGTTTAGTAGGAAATGTTGGCTTGACAAAAATTATTAGCTATTCAATTCCGGTTTTAATGTTTTTATATCCTTTAGCTATTACATTAATTATATTAGCATTGATTTCACCCTTATTTAAAAATCGGCAAGTTGTCTATGTTACAACAACCGTTTTAACACTATTCGTGAGTATCGCAGACATGCTAAATGCTTTGCCTGATGCTATTCGTCGATTAGATGGTATCCAAAACATGTTAACATTCTATAGTACCTATTTGCCTTTGTTTGACAGTGGCATGGGATGGTTATTGCCGGCAATGGTCGGATTGATTATGGGTTGGATAATAAGTTTAGTTACGAAACCAAATGCAAAGTGATAATAAAGTAGTGTTTTATATACCCGTTCATTCTAGGAATGAAAAAGACCACTCACTTTAGATTTCATCTTTTAGATTTCATTTGACGATTAGAAAGATAAATAGACAGCAAAAAACACAGAAAGTAAGTTGTGTTTTTTTGCGGTCTATTTAACGTGATTTTTTGATAGTTTTATTGGATTTCTTAGTTAGAATCAGACTTTAATTAAATAATGTAAATAAAAAATTCAATTCCCTTAATCAGATAGAATATAATCAGATGTAAGAAATGGCTTCCCTGATTTTAGCAGAACTTGCGATTACAACGAAGACAAATGATTCTTCAAGGAAAAGGCTCAAAAGCTTGTTGAACCCAATAAGAAGAGGTTGGAAGATACGCTACAGTCCACAAGCTCATCTAAGTCTCGCTGATACATATAGTGAAGAGGAATAATTTAAACCTTATCATGCTGCTGTGGCAGGAAAAGGAGTCGCTCTTTTTTTAAAAAGACAAATTACGTAGATAGGTCTAAATAATGTAACATAATTGTAATTTAACGGTTTTAAGAAAGTTAGCCTTAATACAATTCATTATTTGAATCTTGTTTAGGTTATTTTTAATGAGGCGAGCAACGATTAACTAGTTTGCTTAACAATAAGATTTCAATGAGTTCAATAGTTCTTCAAGGGGGTTGACGATTACACCGTTGGTCTTTACGATACCCACCGTATAGAGATTGATATAAGAAAACTGTGATTCAGCGATCGTTTGTAAAGCATTTAGTTTCTTTTGATGGGTAGGTCCTTGTTGTCTAGAATCCGTATATAAACCAATAATAGGGATTCCTGTTTGGTAAGCAACACCTATCTGTAGCAACACCTACATCAATAGATGCTCCGTCTAAAACGGCAATCATAAATTGACTGCTTAATAGTTGATCCGTATCCATTTTAACAATCATGATAGAGTTAGCATAAGCATTTTTTTCAGTGATTTCCATTTGTTCTTGAGGGACATATAGCGCCAAATTAGGGTACAGGAACTTTATTTCTTTTACAAACTAATCATTGTGCATTAATCCCATCTCTGAAAATAATGGGCTTGCAAAATAGGCTTTCTTTATCATTTTCATTTCTCCTAATACGATTGTTACAAAAACAGTATACCTTAAATTGTATTTGTAACAAAAAGTAATTGTCTCGAAACATACATTAGGATTTTATCCGTTATACTAAATAATGTAGAAAAAAACAAGGAAATAAAATAAGATAAAATGAAAGGTGTTGTCAATCTGTGAAATTTAGCAAACTAGTCATAAGTTTAATGATGGCATTTTTATTAGTAGGAACAGTTCCAAATACTGCATTTGCAGCAACAAAAATGGAGAAAATAGAGGAACAGTCGTTATTGAAAAAAGAAGAAATGGTAAAATTGGATGATGAAATTAGTCAAACATTAGTGAAGGTAAATGAAAAAAATACAGAACTTGAAAACTTACAGGCGAAGATAGAAGAAAAAAAAGCAACGATTAAGCAAACAACAACAGAAATTGAAGAACAAAAAAAAGTTGTTGATACTCGTTTAGAACAAGCTAAAGACCGTTTGCAAACGATTCAAACTTCTGAAGTGAATCAAAATGTAGTTGTTTCTTTATTTGAGTCAGAAAGTGTTTCAGATTTATTTAACCGCGCATATGTTTTAGCAACATTGCAATCTGCTGGAAACGATCAGATGGATATAGCAAAAGAAGAACAAGAAAAACTAGTTATTCTACAAGAAAAAGTAACGACTGAAGCTACAGCATTAGAGAAACAAACAGACAATTCAAGAAAACAAAAAGCTGAATTAGATAGTCAGGTTGCAAGTTTACAAAAAACAATGGATGATAATCAAGAGAACTTAAATAAGTTAGATAAAGAAAAAAAAGTCGAAGAAACAAGAATAGCAGCAGCTAAAAAGGCTGAAGAAGAAGCAGCAGCTGCTGAAAAAATCAAAGTAACTCAAATCACAGCAAAATTAAATGAAGAAAAAGAAAATGAAAAAGAAACAAATGCACCAGAAACAAATAAGGTAGCTAGTTCAACACAACCAAAAACAGAAAAAAAACAAGAACCAACACCAACACCAACACCAGCACCAACACCAGCACCAGCACCAGCACCAGCGCCTTCAACAGGCAAAACAATGGTCGTTTCAGCAACAGGGTATTCTACAGCTCAACCAGGATTGAGCACCCATACTGCAACTGGAATCAATTTATTGAAAAATCCAATGGTGATAGCTGTTGATCCACGTGTCATTCCATTAGGTACAAGACTTGAAGTTCCAGGTTATGGAATTGCTATTGCAGGAGATACTGGCGGAGCAATAAAAGGCAATAAAATCGATATTCATTTCCCAACAGTTGGACAAGCATTATCATGGGGAAGGAAAACAATTACAATCAAAATTTTAAATTAAGAATTAAATGAAAGAATAGGTGAATGAGTTGGCTGAAGAAGTAGATATTGATTTTTATCAGGATAAAGATGAGTCAGCTTTTTTAGAAGCGTGGGAAGAAAAGTATGGTCCAATCACGAATGATGAAATTGATGAATTATATCAGAAAATAGCTTTAGATATCAGAGAAAAAGTTCAAACTGAGCAAATCAAACTAGGGAAAAAATATATGTATCAAGAAGTTTTAGTTGGCTATTGTGACTATAGTGCAGGTAATAATTTATTCCTATTTGGTCAATCAAAAAAATAAAGTAAATAAAAAGGCCGACAAAATAATTTTTGTCGTTTTTTTGTCTTCATTTTATGAAAAGACAAAAGCCTTTACAAATAGGAAAGAGAATTGTAAGATAATGACGTTTAGGTCGTCTAAAAGTAATGGGAGGCAAAAAAATGACCAGTCAACATATAAATCATAAGTTACAACTGCTTCCTGATTTACCTGGATGCTATATAATGAAAAACAAAGAATATGAAATTATTTATATTGGAAAAGCTAAAAACCTACGAAATCGTGTACGCTCTTATTTTAAAGGAACTCATGAAGGTAAAACTGAATTACTCGTAAAAGAGATTGTGGATTTTGAAACCATCATAACAGGAACCGATAAAGAATCTTTGTTATTAGAAATTACATTAATAAAAAAACACCAACCTAAATACAATATAAAATTAAAACAAGGAACTAGCTACCCATATCTGAAAATTACAAATGAACGTGATCCTCAATTAATCATTTCCTCTGAAGTGAAAAAAGATGGGGGTATTTATTTTGGACCTTATCCAAACGTTTATGCTGCAAGTGAAACACAACATTTCATCCAAAAAATTTATCCGTTAAGAAGGTGTAATGGGACTCAAAAAAGAGCTTGTCTCTATTACCATATGGGACAATGTTTAGGACCGTGCGATCACGAAGTACCGATTGAAGAATACAAAGCACAAATAGAAAATATCAAGCGGTTTTTAAATGGCGATGTTAAAACAATTAAAAAAGAACTACGTGCTCAAATGATTGAAGCAGCTAGCAATCAACTCTACGAAAGAGCAGCTGAATACCGAGACCAAATTCACTATATAGAAACTACAGTCGAAAGGCAGAATATTATTACAAGTGATTACACAAATCGTGATGTATTTAGTTTCTACATGAACAAGGGTTGGATTTCTATACAAGTCTTTTTTATTCGGCAAGCAACATTGATTAAACGGGAAGCGACAATTTTCCCTTGTTACGATACACCGCAAGAAGAGTTGTCATCTTATATTGTCCAATTTTATCAAGAAGAGAATCACATCCTGCCTAAAGAGATTTTAGTACCTGCAGAAATGGATACAGCAGTTTTAGCAGAAGTTTTAGGGATATCAGTTAGGATACCCGTTAGAGGACGCAAAAAAGATATGCTAGATCTTGCGACGAAAAATAGTGAAATCACACTAAATGAAAAGTTTAAGCTTATTGAAATGGACGACCGAAAAACAATTGGTGCAGTAAAAGAACTATCCGAAGCGATGAATTTACCTTACCTTACTCGAATCGAAGCTTTTGATCATTCTAATATTCAAGGAACTAATCCTGTTTCTGCAATGGTATCTTTTGAAGATGGACAACCAAATAAAAGTAATTATCGTAAATATAAAATTAAAACAGTTCACGGCAGCAATGAATTAGCAACGACTGAAGAAGTTATCCGAAGACGTTATGAACGCTTGTTACAAGAAGGCAAACCACTTCCTGATTTAATTTTGATGGATGGGGGAAAAATACAAGTAAATGCGGCTATTAATATTTTAGAAAATGAATTAGGTCTAGATATACCAGTAGCTGGAATGGTTAAAGACAACAAACATCGTACATCTTCATTAATTTACGGAGAAAATCATAAAGAAATTACGTTGAAGCCAACGAGTCAAGCATTTTATTTAGTCCAACGCATTCAAGATGAAGTTCACCGTTTTGCGATTACTTTTCATCGCCAGTTACGCAATAAAAATAGCTTATCTTCTAAACTAGATCAAATAGAGGGAGTAGGACCAAAGACAAGAACTAAGGTTTTGAAACAATTCAAGTCTTTAAAAAAAGCGAAGGAAGCAAACATCGAAGAAATTAGAGGCTTAGGTATTCCCGCAAAAGTAGCAGAACGAATAAAAAAAGAATTAGATTAAAAAAGAAGAAGGAAACCAAATTAATGGTTTTCTTCTTCTTTTTTAACTGAGCTAGTTGAAAATACTGACATACCTGAATCAGCTATAATCAAAACGTTCGCATTGATTAATCCACTTTCGCCTCTTAAAATCAAAGCATGTTTATTTTCATCAAAATCTAGCTTTATATTTTCATCTAAGAAATGTAAACTCCAACCTTGAATAGGTAAATCACCTATAGAAGTTTTAATGAGAGAATCAACTTCAGGGTCTTCTTTTTCTGTTATTTTTAAGAGGAAGATGCCGTTATTCCCGCATACACAACCAATTCGAGATTCGTAATAAATAATGAGTTTGCCAACTACGCGTTCTTTTGCTAAAGAAATTCGTTCTTTTGCGCTTTCGGTTATTTCTAAAAACATATCTCATCGCCTCCATCTAGTTAGACTAATAATAACGCAGATAAAGCATGAAATCTATTCTTGAATCCTAAAAAAGGGAGAGAAATATAAAGCTTTTAGACCGAATCACTTTATGAAAAGCGCAAGATGATGACAGACCATCGAGCATTATTTATAAAGTGGAGGTCGGGTTTATTTTTTCGGCACGTTCTAGAATAAAAATCCGGATATGTGATAGAGGTTGGGACAGGATGTCCCAACCTCTTAGTTTTATATTAATATTTTATTTAAAAAGTCTTTTGTTCGTTCATTTTTAGGATTATTAAAGACTTCTTCGGGAGTACCTTCTTCGACAATATAACCAGCATCCATAAAGATGACTCGGTCAGCAACTTCTTTAGCAAAGCCCATTTCGTGAGTGACGACCACCATAGTCATACCTTGGCGGGCTAGAAGTTGCATAACTTCTAATACATCTCCTACCATCTCAGGATCTAAAGCACTGGTTGGTTCATCAAATAACATAATATCAGGTTGCATGGCTAAAGCTCTAGCAATAGCAACACGTTGTTTTTGTCCACCTGATAAGGAGTTTGGATAATCATTAGCTTTTTCAGATAAGCCAACTGTTTCTAATAATTCTAAAGCGTGTGTTTTAATTTCTGCTTCTTTTTGATTTTTTAATTCTTTTGGAGCTAAAGTGATATTTTCCAATACGGTTAAATGAGGGAATAGGTTAAAATGTTGAAATACCATTCCAATATTTTCTCTTATTTTATTAATATTTTTTGAATGATCACTTAGATCGTTATTGTCTATAATAACTTTTCCTCCAGAAACCTCTTCTAGTTGATTAAGGCAACGTAAAAATGTACTTTTACCTGATCCAGAAGGGCCGATGATACAGACGACCTCACCTTCTTGTATTTCTACATTCAGATCTTTTAGGACTTCTAATGAGCCAAAGCTTTTTTTGAGGTTCTCTACTTTTAATTTAGTCATTGTTCAGTCTCCGTTCCAAATAAGTTGAAAACTTAGTTAGTATAGTAATAACAATTAGATACATTAAAGCGACAACTAACCACATGTTTCCTGATGAAAATGTCCGAGAAATAATAATTTTTCCTGTTTGAGTCAATTCTACTATACCAATAACAGATAAGATAGACGTGTCTTTTAATGTGATAACAAATTGATTGATAAATG
Encoded proteins:
- a CDS encoding ABC-F family ATP-binding cassette domain-containing protein; amino-acid sequence: MITVSNVSLEFSDRKLFDEVNIKFIPGNCYGLIGANGAGKSTFLKILSGEIAPSTGNIALGPDERLTTLKQDHYGFEEYTVLETVIMGHDRLYEIMKEKDTVYMKEDFTDEDGIRAAELEGEFAELDGWEAEPQAAVLLQGLGILENLHDTKMSELSGGQKVKVLLAQALFGKPDVLLLDEPTNGLDKLSIEWLEEFLINFPNTVIVVSHDRHFLNKVCTHMADVDFGKIKVYVGNYDFWLESSQLASKLAGDANAKKEDQIKELQDFIARFSANASKSKQATSRKKTLEKITLDDIQPSSRRYPFVGFSPDREIGNDLIRVENISKTIDGKKILSNITFALNKDDKVAFSSMNEAAITVLFKIIMGEMEPDSGTFKWGVTTSQTYLPKDTTSEFEQTDMTIVDWLRQFASAEESDNTFLRSFLGRMLFSGEDVMKKIGVLSGGEKVRCMLSKMMLSKANVLVLDDPTNHLDLESITALNDGLMTFKGAMLFASHDYQFVQTIANRIIEITPNGVVDRAETTYEQFLENKTVQEQIKELYAK
- a CDS encoding phosphoglycerate dehydrogenase, which encodes MKKAIWLAYETTKDQLEAIREIAPNYELIKAWDEKSVTDFPLDNIEIIYGWKGQKSKELLGNKNSNLKWIQGQAAGVDFLDLDSLKKNKIILTNGSGIHSIPIAESVFGMLLTYTRGIKEAIKNQRTNTWNQTKSLIEIHGKTIMIVGTGKIGKEIGRLAKAFNMKTIGINSNGRKVEFMDETYAQEALKEQVSQADIVVNILPLTQKTIHFFNDDLFHSFKDKTLFLNVGRGPSVDISSLIRALDSGKVAFAGLDVFEQEPLAAESPLWNREDVLITSHISGIAENFKKRLFAIFEKNLRTYVANEPLTENVVDYEKNY
- a CDS encoding transporter substrate-binding domain-containing protein, yielding MKKTMILGLIAVASLTLGACGTKEKEANQNEQTAWEEIEDRGVLKVATSGTLYPSSYHEKETDKLTGYEVEVIREVADRLKVKIDFTEMGVDGMLTSVNSGAIDVAAMGIDRDGEDADKYNYTIPYKYSYGAMVVRKSDNSGIETLEDLKDKKAAGAATTSYMKVARHYEAKEVIYDNATNDQYLSDVANGRTDVILNDYYSQKLAVAALPEIPVKVHDIFYNPSETNYSMKKGNDELTEKINTALEEMISDGTLSELSKEFYDGEDVTEQIDYDFPVIELSE
- a CDS encoding amino acid ABC transporter permease, encoding MLDVQWQYIFDPMLALDSLPYVLKGLGYTLGISVTSMIIGMGLGFFLAIMRMSDVKVADILARIYISFMRGTPLLVLLFILYFGFPFIGIQFSAVNAAIIGFSLSSSAYIAEIMRSALLSVDKGQWEAAYALGLKWVVVMRKIIVPQAMRIAVPPLSNVLLDLIKGTALAAMITVPEIFQQAKIVGGREFDYMTMYILVALVYWAICSLFALFQNYLEKKMAVYTN
- the brnQ gene encoding branched-chain amino acid transport system II carrier protein — encoded protein: MVNTNEQKLTLSSYLYIGSMLFGLFFGAGNLIFPVHMGQLAGSSVSWATLGFLITGIGLPFLGVVAIGVSNSSGLFELSSRIHPYYGYFMTTALYLTIGPFFALPRTGTVSYEIGLAPYIGEQYQTLGLALFTVAFFGSALLLSLKPTKILVYVGKILNPLFLIFLSVLMITAFIKPLGGIIAAPITGSYVTAPFSSGFTEGYNTMDALASLAFGIIVVQTIKGLGVTKPASIARDTIKSGLISMILMGFIYAGLAYLGTMSVGRFPVSENGGIALTQISHYYFGSLGSILLAIIVTIACLKTAIGLITACSETFHEMFPKTFSYKTYVVMFSIVACLVGNVGLTKIISYSIPVLMFLYPLAITLIILALISPLFKNRQVVYVTTTVLTLFVSIADMLNALPDAIRRLDGIQNMLTFYSTYLPLFDSGMGWLLPAMVGLIMGWIISLVTKPNAK